A stretch of DNA from Halorubrum sp. BOL3-1:
CGGGGTCGGCTCCGTCGAACTCTCCGGGACCCCGACAGGACCACCGTCCGGACACGGGGCGACGGTGATCGCCACGGACGGTCCGTAGACTGGACGGAAGTCACCGCGGATAACCGGGAGACGGGACGGAGACCGTCGACGATCGACGGCGTGTGACACGGGTACACTTAATTGACCGTCTCCCGCATGATAATCTATGACAGGGAGCGAGTACGACTACGTCGTCGTCGGCGCCGGGTCCGCGGGATGCGTCCTCGCGAACCGGCTCACTCAGGACGCGGAGACGTCCGTGCTGCTGCTCGAAGCGGGCGAACCCGACGACGAGCGGAACATCCGAATTCCGGCGGCGTTCCCGGAGCTGTTCAAGACGTCGACGGACTGGGAGTACTACACCGAGCCGCAGGAGCACTGCGGCGGCCGAGAGCTGTACTGGCCGCGCGGGAAGACCCTCGGCGGCTGCTCGTCCAACAACGCGATGATCTACGTCCGCGGCCACCCGTCGGACTACGACCACTGGGCCGAGCTGGGTAACGACGGGTGGGGGTACGACTCGATGCTGGAGTACTTCAAACGGGCGGAGGCCTTCGGCCCGGCGAGGTCGTCGTACCACGGAGACGACGGACCGCTCAGCGTCACCGAGCAGACCTCACCGCGCCCGGTTTCCGAGGCGTTCGTTCGCGCCGCCGCCGCGGCGGGCTACGACCGGAACGACGACTTCAACGGGGAGACACAGGAGGGCGTCGGCCTGTACCACGTCACACAGAAGGACGGAAAGCGTCACAGCGCGGCCGAAGCGTATCTGAAGCCCGTCCTCGACCGTCCGAACCTCACCGCCGAGACCGGCGCGCAGGCGACGGAGGTGACCATCGAAGACGGTCGCGCGACCGGCGTGGAGTACCGTCAGGACGGCCGGGCCCGCAGTGCCGGCGCGAGCGAGGAGGTGGTCCTCTGTGCCGGCGCGGTCAACTCCCCGCAGCTGCTCATGCTCTCGGGCGTCGGGGACCCGGACCACCTCTCGGACCACGGCATCGACGCCGCGGTCGAGTCGCCCGGCGTCGGTCGGAACCTCCAGGACCACCTGTTCGCCTTCACCGTCTACGAGACGGCCGACGACGTGAGTACGCTCGACGACGCCGGCGGCCTGCGGGACGTTCTCAACTGGTTCGTGTTCAAGCGGGGGAAGCTCACCTCCAACATCGGTGAAGCGGGCGGCTTCGTTCGCACGAACGAGGACGAGCCGCGTCCCGACCTACAGTTCCATTTCGCTCCCTCCTACTTCATGGAACACGGACTCGCGAACCCCGCCGACGGCAGGGGACTGTCGATCGGCGCGACGCAGCTCCGACCGGAGAGCCGCGGCCGCGTCGCGCTCGGGTCGGACGACCCCTTCGACGCGCCGCGGATCGACCCGAACTACCTCGCCGAGAGCGAGGACGTCGCGACCCTCGTCGAGGGCGTGCGGCGCGCCCGAGAGATCGCCGAGCGGGGCCCGCTCTCGCGGTACATCGAGCGTGAGGTGTGGCCGGGCGAGGACGCCCAGTCCGACGCGGAGATCGAGGCGCACGTCCGCGAGGAGTGCCACACCGTGTATCACCCCGTAGGGACGTGTAAGATGGGCGACGACGAGACCGCGGTCGTGGACGACCGACTCCGCGTCCACGGCGTCGAGGGGCTTCGCGTCGCGGACGCGAGCGTGATGCCGACGCTCGTCGGCGGCAACACGAACGCCCCGACGATCGCGATCGCCGAGCGGGCGGCGGACCTGATACGCGACGATCGGAGGGAGCGGGCCGAGGAACCGCCAACGGCTGCGACCGACTGAGACGACTCGTCTGCCCCGTCGAGACCCTCTGCCGGCGAGACGTTCTCGCGGTCGCCGTGCGGGACGGGACTCGAAGGGAGTTCCCCCCGGGACGGTGACCGTCCCCGATCACAGAGCCGTGTCGATCGCCGCGCCGCGGGAAGCCGGGACCGGCGAAGCGTTCGGCACGGCGTCGACGACCGCGAGGGATCCCCCGGCGACGACCGCAGGAAGCGTTAGGTGGCCGCGGCGGGACGTGTGCGTATGCCCGACGAGAACGCACTCGGCGACCCGGCCGCGGCGGACCTCCCGCCGGACGCGACCGACGCCGAGTACGTGGATCGAACGATCGAACCGGCCGAGGCGGCCGTCGCGGCCGGCGACACCCCGTTCGGCGCGCTGCTCGTCGTCGACGGCGAGGTCGTCCGCGAGGCGCGAAACGAGACGCGGACCGGAGAGGACGTCGCCGCGCACCCTGAACTGACGCTCGCGCGGTGGGCCGCGCGCGAACTCGACGCCGACGAGCCGACGGCCTGTACGATGTACGCCAGCACGGAGCCGTGCCCCATGTGCGCGACCGCGGTCCACTACGCGGGGATCGGTCGGGTCGTCTTCGGCGTCGACGGCGAGACCCTCGACGAGCTCTCCGGCGGCGTGGTGCCGATCCCCTGCGAGGAGGTGATCCGCCGCGCCGGCGGCGAGGCGACGGTCGAGGGACCGATCGCCGTCGACGCGGCGACGAGCGTCCACGAGTCGTTCTTCGGTGAGCCGTGACGAGGGTATCGGACTCCGGCGACGACGCGGACGGCGGCTCGCCCGCGGTCCTCTCGATCGGCGCCGCGGCGATAGACGAGTGGTACGCGGTCAGCAACCTCCCCGAACCGGACGGCGGCGCGTTCGCCCGCGAGGTCACGTCCGCGTTCGGCGGCGTGGGCGCGAACGTCGCGATTGCGCTCGACCGCCTCGGCCGCGACGCCGGACTCGTCAGCCGCGTCGGGGACGACGAGTACGGGCGGCGGGCGCGGGAGTACCTCGCGGAGACCGGGGTCGACGCGACCCACGTCGCGGTCGGTGACGACCCCCACACCAGGTCGCTGATCCTCCGCGACCCGGACGGCGAGCGCGCCATCGTCACCGCGGGCGAGAGCTTCCGCGGACTCCGGCTGGACGGCGACGCGCTCGCCGCGATGGCCGACGCCGACGCGGTCTTCCTCACCGCCTACGCCCCGGACCGCGTCTCGCGGCGAGTCCTCGACCGGATCGCGGCGCTTCGCGATGGCGACGAGACCGCGGACCCGCCCGCGCTCGTCTTCGACCTCTCGGGGTCGGTCGAGGAGCTGGTCGATCGCGGGACCGAGCCGGAGACGGTCCATCGGTTCCTCCACGCCGCCGACCTGTTCGTCGCCGACGGGGTGGCCGCGCCCGCGTTCTTCGGCTCCGCGGACGCCGCCGTCGAGCGCGTCGCGGCCGCGCAGCGCCGGGCCCCCGGATCCGAATCGCGGTCGCGACGCGGGTCGCAACGGGATTCGACGTGGCCCCGAGCCGTCCTCACGCACGGCGCGGACGGGATGACGGCGGTCGCCGGCGGCGAGGTCTCCCGGTTCGACGCGTTCGACGTCGACACCGTCGACGCGACCGGCGCCGGCGACGCGTTCACCGCCGGGCTGATCGACCGGTGGATCGCGGGGACGTCACCGGGAACGCCCGAGGACGGCGACGGGGTCGCTCCCGGCGTTCGGTTCGCGGCCGCGGTCGCCGCGATCAACTGTACCGCCCGGTTCACGCAGCCGGGACTGCCGACCCGGAGCGAGGTCGAGTCGTTCCTCGCGGAGCGGGGCTACGGTCCCGGCGGGAGTCGATAGCGAACGGCGGAGGGAGCGGACTACACTCGGAGTCACCGCACCGCGTCGGCGGCCGCGACGAGGTCCGCGACCCGGTCCGCGTCGACCGGTGCGGTCGTCTCGTCGCCGCGTTTGAGCGCGGTGCCGACTATCGCGCCGTCGGCGGTTTCGAGCAGGTCCGCGACGGTCTCGGGCGTGACGCCGCTACCGACGAGGACCGGCGTGTCGAGGTCGTGGCGCTCGCGCTCGGCGACGACCGCTTCGAGGGCGTCCGTATCGACCGCCTCGCCGGTCCCGGAGCCGGAGGCGATCACGGCGTCCGCGAGGCCGCGCTCGGCGGTGTCGGCGAACGACTCGGCGGTGTATCCGGTCGGGGTCAGCGGCGCGGAGTGTTTCACGTCGGTGTCCGCGAAGACGCCGACGTCGACGCCGAGTCGGTCGCGCAGGCGGAGCGTCTCGTGGGCGCGGCCCGCCACGATCCCCTGGTCGGTGACGCGGGCGCCGGTGTGGACGTTCACGCGGACGAAGTCGGCGTCGACCGCGGCCGCGACCGACAGCGCCGCCTCGGCGTCGTTGCGGAGGACGTTGACCCCGAGCGGGAGGTCCGTCTCGGCGGCGACCGCGGTCGCGGCGCGGGTCACGCCGGCGACGACGTGCGGGGGGACTTCGTCGGGGTAGAACGGCGCGTCACCGAAGTTCTCGATAACGATCCCGTCGACGCCGCCGCGGTCGAGGGCCCGCGCGTCGCTCGTCGCCCGGTCGAGCGCCGCGCGCATCGCCTCGCCCCCGTCGTCGGGCGCTCGGGGGGCGCCCGGCAGCGGCGGGAGGTGGACCATACCGAGGAGCGGCGCGGCCGTCCCGAAGGTGGGTTCGAACTCCATCGTGGGGCTCGACGAGTCGCCCGGACATAAGCCTCCCCACAGCGTTTAGGTCGCGCGTCGTCTGGGTCCGATAGAGATGGGAATCGACGCGACGGACCCCGGCGACGGCGACGTGACGCTCGTCTTCTCGCTCGGCGCCGCGCGGTCGCTCACCGACCCGGCCGCGGCGTTCGCCGACGCGCGGCGGTGGAGCCGCCACGTCGGCATCGTCGCGAACGAGGCGGACGAGGTCGCGGCGTTCGTCCGCGATCACGGGGTGGAAAACGACTACGCGCTCGCGAGTTGGGACAAGTGGGGCACCCTCGCGGACGTCCGCGAGGAGAGCGCCGCCCCGCGGTACGTGTTCGTCGGCACCACCCGCGCGGACGAGCGCGTCGCGACCGAGACCGGCTACGAGTTCCTGCCGGTCGACGAAGCCGCCGAGAAGGCCGGCTGGGAACGCTCGGAGCCGGGGGCGACGGGGACGGACGGCGACGGCCCCGGTGGCAGCGGCCGCGACGCCGGTCGCCTCGCCCGACTGCGACGGGCCGTCCGCGACGCGGTCTCGCGGTTCCGGTGACCCCGCGCGCTCGGTTCCGCGAGCGGATACCCTTCCGGGCCGGCGGCCCTCGCTCGCGGAAGGTACAAATCGCTCGTCGCCCAACGTGGGGTATGTCCTCACCGCTCGCGGACGAACCGGTCGAGCCGGCCGGCGACGACGCGGAGCCGCTCAGCGACGACGAGTGCGCCGAACACCTCGCGGAGCTCGGTGACGCGTGGGAGGTCGTCGACGGCCACCACCTGGAGGCGAGCTACGAGTTCCCCGACTTCGAGACCGCGTTGGCGTTCACGAACGACGTCGGGGAACTCGCCGAACGAGAGTGGCACCACCCGGACATCGCGCTGTCGTGGGGGGAGGTCGGAATCGAGCTGTGGAGCCACGAGGTCGGCGGGCTCACCCGCGCCGACTTCGCGATGGCGGCGAAGATGGACCGCCTGTACGCGGACGCCGAGGCGTGACTCGACGAACCAACGAACGAGTTTAAACCCCTCCCGGCGAAACGAAGCGTAATGAGCGAGAACGTCTTCCTGGTCCCGATTAACCCGGAGAACTTCGACCGAACGGTCCGGTCAGCGGTGGATCTCACCGAGTATCCGGACCGGCCCGAGCCGCTCGCGGACCTCGACGAGGTCCGCCTGTGGGCCGTCGACGACGACAGCGGCAACGGATCGACGTTCGAGAAGATGAGCGAGGGCGACCTCGTCCTGTTTTACACCGATGACGAGTACGTCGGCACGGGTCGGATCGGCACGACCTTCGAGGACGACGACCGGTGGGTCAGCGGGTCGTTCTGGACGGCGTTCCCCGCCGCGCGAGTGTACACGGTGACCGACTTCACCGAGGTCTCCGCCCCCAAGCGGGCCGTCAACCGCATCTTCGACTACTCGTCGTCGTACACCCCCGGGTTCATGCGCGTCGCCGACAGTCGGGTGACCACCGACCTCTCGTCGATCGAGTCCGCGCTGGAACACTACACGAAGCGGAACGCCTGAGCGCGGGCCGACCGCACCGATTTCTCAGTTCTCGACCGCTCCGACGAGTGCCTCGTACACCGATTCGTATCGAGAGGCGACCCGGTCGGGGTCCCCTCGGACCTCGCCGGACAGCGCCGGGAGCGAGGCGGTCGCGACCGGTTCTATCATCTCCGTCACCGCGTCGACGTGCTCCTCGCGGGTCCCCTCGTGCGGGCTGCCGGCGGCGACCGCGCGCGCCTTCGCGTACCGGTCGCCCGCGTAGATCCGGGCGCGGCCGGGGTCGACGACGGCGACCGCGTCGGGCGCGACCGGTCCCCCGCGGGGAAGTGTTCCAGCGATATCCGCGTACGATTCGACGGCGACCGGGACCGGCGTCCGCGCGACCCGCGCCGCGAGGCGTTCGATCGCCGGGAGGTGCGCCTCGGCCATCACCTCGTTGAACGACGGGACGTCGCGCACGCGAGTCGCGTCTTCGAGGGGGAGCCGCTCCGCAAGCGGGTCGGGGAGGAGCCCCGCCGCCTCGGCGGCGCCGTTGACGACAAACCGGGTCCCGGACGCGGTCGTCACGCGGTCACAGAGAAAGGTGCGGTCGGCGTCGCCGAGCATCCCGGTCCGCCCCGGCGTCGGCCGCCAGAGTCGGTGGACGGGGTTGATCGACTCGGGCGCGATCCCCGAGGGCGACGGCGACGAGTCGTCGACCGCCGCGAGCGAGGCGGTGCTCGCGGCCGTCAGCTTCCGCGCGTCCTTGCCGTAGAGGCGGCCCGAATCGGTCGCGATCCGGTAGTCGTCGTGGTCGAACCAGAAGTCGTTGCCCGCGCGGGGCTTGACGCCGACCGCGTCGCCCGCGCGCTCCGCGAGGTGCGCGACCAACCCCGCCGAGAAGGTGGTCTTCCCGGCGTCGACGCGCGAGCCGCCGGCGACGAGATACACGGGCGGATCGGACGGCTCCCCCCTCACGCGGACTCGTCGGCGTCGGAATCGTCTGCCGACGCCGTCTCGGTCGCCAGCCCGTAGTACCCCGGCCCGTCCTCGCTCAGCGGCTCGGCGACGACCATGTCCTCGGCGTGGACCATCACCCACGGGACCGCCCAGTCGACCAGCACCGCCTCGGTGTCGGGGTCGACCTCGGCGTCCGGTTCGAGCCCCTGAAGCAGGCGGCCGATCTCCGGGATCGTGTACATCCGGTCCGGTTCGAACAGCTCCGCCGGCTCGTAGAAGTCGCACGGGTAGGTGGCGTCGAACGCCGACTTCGGTTCGGGCATGGACGGCAGTACGCGACCGCCTCCGTAAACGCTGCCGATAGCGACTCGATCCCGGTCAGTAACGCTCGATCCGATGCGGTGGCGCGTACCTGCGAACGGTCGCCTTGGCGACCGTGAGCCAGCACGCGCGAGGGAGTCGCTGGCGGCCGAGCGAAGCGACGGCCGCCAGCGACGAGGCTGGGGAGGCGTGAGGTGCGGAGCGGTGCGGGGTGGGACTCGAAGGGGCAGTCGCCGGCGCTGCGCACCGGCTGCCAGAGGATCTTCGATTCTCGCGGCTGGGGCTTCGGCGGTGTCCGTATCGATCAGCGATCTATAAGCAGCCACGTGCGGCCGAGCGGCTGAGGCTTCGGCGGGAACCGCGAATACGGCAGCGACTGCACAACCTGAGTCACGACTAACCCGACGAACGTCACAAAAAATGCGGATCTCGACGCGCGTAACGCGTTCTCTCGAACGCGCTTACTCGAACAGCTCGACGGCCTGCTCGTAGCGGGCGGACGGCTCGTCCCAGTCGACGACCTCGAAGAAGTTGTCGACGAACTCGCCGCGAGCCGGACCGTAGTCGTGGTAGTAGGAGTGCTCCCAGACGTCGAGCGCGAGGACGGGGTGACCGCCCCAGACGGCGCCCTCGTCGTGGTTGTCGACCACGACGTTGCGAAGCTGGTTCGAGAACGTGTCGTACACCAGAAGCGCCCAGCCGCTCGCGTCACCGGCCGCGGCCTCGAACTCGCCCTTCCAGGCCTCGTACGAGTCGAAGTCCTCGGCGATTCGGTCCGCGAGCGCGCCCTCGGGCGTGTCACCGCCCTCCGGCGACATGCTCTGCCAGAACAGGTCGTGGAGGATGTGGCCCGAGGAGTTGTGGGTCACGTTGCGGATGGCGCCGGCCGACGAAGAGAAGTCGTGGGACTCACGGTTCCCTTCGAGCGTCTCTTCGGCCGCGTTCCAGCCGTTGACGTACCCCTGATGATGGGTGTCGTGGTGCCAGTTGAGCACCTGTTCGGAGATATGCGGTTCCAGCGCGTCGTAGTCGTACGGGAGCGGATCGAGTTCGTAGCTCATCGTTGTATCACCTATTACGAACATGTACCGGAAACCTGTTAAAGATAATGCGCCACATGATACCACGCGACACTGGACGCGAGCATCACCGGCACCGAGCGTCGAGAATCGATGTGGTCGCGGTTCCGCCCGAAACCGACAGATAGTGGGACGGCGTCTGGACCGATTCGAGGTAACCATTTTCAGTTTCGAGTCGGTCGGGATGCGCCGACGGCGAGGCCTCTCGAAATACGGACACGAGGTCGGAACGTCGCACGAGGCGCGCACGGCGCGAGGTGCGCCGCGCGCTTACGGTGGGACTGGGATTTGAACCCAGGAAGCCGTGAGGCTACCGGTTTTCAAGACCGGCGCAATGGGCCACTCTGCCATCCCACCACACATGACCGCTCGGCGTCGGTCGACTAAGTGGTGTCGGATCCGACGAACGCGACCGCCCGTCCGGGTCCGACCGCTCAGTCCCGCACCAACCGCTGTTCTCCGTCCTCGACGACCACGTCCAAGCCCTTCTCGTGGACGAACGCCGCGGTGTAATCCGGAACCACGCGCTCGGCGGCGAACCGCGCCCGCAGCATCGGCACCACGTCGAGGAGGTCCTCACCGGTCTCCAGCGAGGCCGACGGCTTGACGAAGTCGACGGAGCGGTCCGCGTCGCGGCCGCGCTCCGCGAGCGTCGGCAGCGCCGGCGCCGCGAACGCGCCCTCGAAGTCGATCGGCTCGGTGAACCCCGCGTAGTACGCCCGACCCTCCGTCGAGGGACCGATCACGACCTCGGTCGTCCGCAGCTTCATCGCCGCCGAGTCGACGAGCGTCCGTGAGAGCAGCGGCGCGGTCGGGGTGACGACCGCGACCGAGTCGGCGCCCTCCTCGCGGAGCAGGTGCGTGACGGTGTTTCCGGCGCGCGCGCCGAACGAGGAGCCGACCTGCCGTTCGAAGCGGACGTCCTCCGTGCCGCCGAGCGTGTCCGCGACGAGCGTCCGCAGCTCCGCCTCCGCGCTCGTCTCGGTCCGGTACTCCTCGGGGAGGTCGTCCTCGTCGGGGTAGTTGACGAGGAGTTCGCCGCCGGAGCGGTCGACCGCGAGGACGGCGTCGCGGAACTGCGCCTCGTAGAGATCGGCCGCCTCGGCGGTCGACAGCGGCGTCGACTCGGCGATCGCGGTTCCGACGAGCCCCTCGCGGGGCGGG
This window harbors:
- a CDS encoding GMC family oxidoreductase codes for the protein MTGSEYDYVVVGAGSAGCVLANRLTQDAETSVLLLEAGEPDDERNIRIPAAFPELFKTSTDWEYYTEPQEHCGGRELYWPRGKTLGGCSSNNAMIYVRGHPSDYDHWAELGNDGWGYDSMLEYFKRAEAFGPARSSYHGDDGPLSVTEQTSPRPVSEAFVRAAAAAGYDRNDDFNGETQEGVGLYHVTQKDGKRHSAAEAYLKPVLDRPNLTAETGAQATEVTIEDGRATGVEYRQDGRARSAGASEEVVLCAGAVNSPQLLMLSGVGDPDHLSDHGIDAAVESPGVGRNLQDHLFAFTVYETADDVSTLDDAGGLRDVLNWFVFKRGKLTSNIGEAGGFVRTNEDEPRPDLQFHFAPSYFMEHGLANPADGRGLSIGATQLRPESRGRVALGSDDPFDAPRIDPNYLAESEDVATLVEGVRRAREIAERGPLSRYIEREVWPGEDAQSDAEIEAHVREECHTVYHPVGTCKMGDDETAVVDDRLRVHGVEGLRVADASVMPTLVGGNTNAPTIAIAERAADLIRDDRRERAEEPPTAATD
- a CDS encoding nucleoside deaminase translates to MPDENALGDPAAADLPPDATDAEYVDRTIEPAEAAVAAGDTPFGALLVVDGEVVREARNETRTGEDVAAHPELTLARWAARELDADEPTACTMYASTEPCPMCATAVHYAGIGRVVFGVDGETLDELSGGVVPIPCEEVIRRAGGEATVEGPIAVDAATSVHESFFGEP
- a CDS encoding carbohydrate kinase family protein, yielding MTRVSDSGDDADGGSPAVLSIGAAAIDEWYAVSNLPEPDGGAFAREVTSAFGGVGANVAIALDRLGRDAGLVSRVGDDEYGRRAREYLAETGVDATHVAVGDDPHTRSLILRDPDGERAIVTAGESFRGLRLDGDALAAMADADAVFLTAYAPDRVSRRVLDRIAALRDGDETADPPALVFDLSGSVEELVDRGTEPETVHRFLHAADLFVADGVAAPAFFGSADAAVERVAAAQRRAPGSESRSRRGSQRDSTWPRAVLTHGADGMTAVAGGEVSRFDAFDVDTVDATGAGDAFTAGLIDRWIAGTSPGTPEDGDGVAPGVRFAAAVAAINCTARFTQPGLPTRSEVESFLAERGYGPGGSR
- a CDS encoding BtpA/SgcQ family protein, coding for MEFEPTFGTAAPLLGMVHLPPLPGAPRAPDDGGEAMRAALDRATSDARALDRGGVDGIVIENFGDAPFYPDEVPPHVVAGVTRAATAVAAETDLPLGVNVLRNDAEAALSVAAAVDADFVRVNVHTGARVTDQGIVAGRAHETLRLRDRLGVDVGVFADTDVKHSAPLTPTGYTAESFADTAERGLADAVIASGSGTGEAVDTDALEAVVAERERHDLDTPVLVGSGVTPETVADLLETADGAIVGTALKRGDETTAPVDADRVADLVAAADAVR
- a CDS encoding 4a-hydroxytetrahydrobiopterin dehydratase, coding for MSSPLADEPVEPAGDDAEPLSDDECAEHLAELGDAWEVVDGHHLEASYEFPDFETALAFTNDVGELAEREWHHPDIALSWGEVGIELWSHEVGGLTRADFAMAAKMDRLYADAEA
- a CDS encoding ATPase, with product MRGEPSDPPVYLVAGGSRVDAGKTTFSAGLVAHLAERAGDAVGVKPRAGNDFWFDHDDYRIATDSGRLYGKDARKLTAASTASLAAVDDSSPSPSGIAPESINPVHRLWRPTPGRTGMLGDADRTFLCDRVTTASGTRFVVNGAAEAAGLLPDPLAERLPLEDATRVRDVPSFNEVMAEAHLPAIERLAARVARTPVPVAVESYADIAGTLPRGGPVAPDAVAVVDPGRARIYAGDRYAKARAVAAGSPHEGTREEHVDAVTEMIEPVATASLPALSGEVRGDPDRVASRYESVYEALVGAVEN
- a CDS encoding DUF5827 family protein, whose product is MPEPKSAFDATYPCDFYEPAELFEPDRMYTIPEIGRLLQGLEPDAEVDPDTEAVLVDWAVPWVMVHAEDMVVAEPLSEDGPGYYGLATETASADDSDADESA
- the sod gene encoding superoxide dismutase yields the protein MSYELDPLPYDYDALEPHISEQVLNWHHDTHHQGYVNGWNAAEETLEGNRESHDFSSSAGAIRNVTHNSSGHILHDLFWQSMSPEGGDTPEGALADRIAEDFDSYEAWKGEFEAAAGDASGWALLVYDTFSNQLRNVVVDNHDEGAVWGGHPVLALDVWEHSYYHDYGPARGEFVDNFFEVVDWDEPSARYEQAVELFE
- a CDS encoding DUF2064 domain-containing protein, with protein sequence MTVVALLANPPREGLVGTAIAESTPLSTAEAADLYEAQFRDAVLAVDRSGGELLVNYPDEDDLPEEYRTETSAEAELRTLVADTLGGTEDVRFERQVGSSFGARAGNTVTHLLREEGADSVAVVTPTAPLLSRTLVDSAAMKLRTTEVVIGPSTEGRAYYAGFTEPIDFEGAFAAPALPTLAERGRDADRSVDFVKPSASLETGEDLLDVVPMLRARFAAERVVPDYTAAFVHEKGLDVVVEDGEQRLVRD